One Leucoraja erinacea ecotype New England chromosome 5, Leri_hhj_1, whole genome shotgun sequence DNA segment encodes these proteins:
- the bag2 gene encoding BAG family molecular chaperone regulator 2 isoform X2, producing MAQAKINQLKSGDGDNKFLRSMSMADRSGRLLETLDELELRVETLREAAASMEQEKETLLELIQSVQISQDMRNISDGEREELNLTANRLIGRTLTVVVSVQTIRSAQQEEFLSRATALIDEEVDKLLQDVASAKSRLVALYNACSSEAVQGPVNQKFQSIIVGCSLEDQKKIKTRLQKLIRNVCSADRSIALLDQKAAQTGNYNHLQQNVCNRNTGDGK from the exons ATGGCCCAAGCCAAGATCAACCAGCTGAAGAGCGGCGACGGGGACAACAAGTTCCTGCGCTCCATGTCCATGGCAGACCGGTCTGGCCGCTTGCTGGAGACACTGGACGAGCTGGAACTGAG AGTGGAGACTTTGCGGGAGGCAGCAGCTTCAATGGAGCAGGAGAAAGAGACTCTgctggaactgatccagagtgtgCAGATCAGCCAGGACATGAGGAATATCAGTGATG GGGAGCGAGAGGAACTGAACTTGACCGCCAATAGGCTGATCGGCCGGACGCTGACGGTGGTGGTTTCTGTGCAGACCATCCGCAGTGCCCAGCAGGAGGAGTTCCTCAGCAGAGCCACGGCGCTGATTGACGAGGAGGTCGACAAGCTCCTGCAGGACGTGGCAAGCGCCAAGAGCCGCCTGGTCGCTCTCTACAACGCCTGCTCCTCCGAGGCCGTGCAGGGCCCCGTCAATCAGAAATTCCAGTCCATCATCGTCGGCTGCTCTTTGGAAGATCAAAAGAAAATCAAGACCAGACTGCAGAAGCTGATCAGAAACGTGTGCAGCGCTGACAGATCCATCGCCCTCCTGGACCAGAAGGCGGCACAGACCGGCAACTACAACCACCTCCAACAAAATGTATGTAACAGG AACACCGGAGATGGAAAATGA
- the bag2 gene encoding BAG family molecular chaperone regulator 2 isoform X3 has protein sequence MAQAKINQLKSGDGDNKFLRSMSMADRSGRLLETLDELELRVETLREAAASMEQEKETLLELIQSVQISQDMRNISDGEREELNLTANRLIGRTLTVVVSVQTIRSAQQEEFLSRATALIDEEVDKLLQDVASAKSRLVALYNACSSEAVQGPVNQKFQSIIVGCSLEDQKKIKTRLQKLIRNVCSADRSIALLDQKAAQTGNYNHLQQNNTGDGK, from the exons ATGGCCCAAGCCAAGATCAACCAGCTGAAGAGCGGCGACGGGGACAACAAGTTCCTGCGCTCCATGTCCATGGCAGACCGGTCTGGCCGCTTGCTGGAGACACTGGACGAGCTGGAACTGAG AGTGGAGACTTTGCGGGAGGCAGCAGCTTCAATGGAGCAGGAGAAAGAGACTCTgctggaactgatccagagtgtgCAGATCAGCCAGGACATGAGGAATATCAGTGATG GGGAGCGAGAGGAACTGAACTTGACCGCCAATAGGCTGATCGGCCGGACGCTGACGGTGGTGGTTTCTGTGCAGACCATCCGCAGTGCCCAGCAGGAGGAGTTCCTCAGCAGAGCCACGGCGCTGATTGACGAGGAGGTCGACAAGCTCCTGCAGGACGTGGCAAGCGCCAAGAGCCGCCTGGTCGCTCTCTACAACGCCTGCTCCTCCGAGGCCGTGCAGGGCCCCGTCAATCAGAAATTCCAGTCCATCATCGTCGGCTGCTCTTTGGAAGATCAAAAGAAAATCAAGACCAGACTGCAGAAGCTGATCAGAAACGTGTGCAGCGCTGACAGATCCATCGCCCTCCTGGACCAGAAGGCGGCACAGACCGGCAACTACAACCACCTCCAACAAAAT AACACCGGAGATGGAAAATGA
- the bag2 gene encoding BAG family molecular chaperone regulator 2 isoform X1, with amino-acid sequence MAQAKINQLKSGDGDNKFLRSMSMADRSGRLLETLDELELRVETLREAAASMEQEKETLLELIQSVQISQDMRNISDGEREELNLTANRLIGRTLTVVVSVQTIRSAQQEEFLSRATALIDEEVDKLLQDVASAKSRLVALYNACSSEAVQGPVNQKFQSIIVGCSLEDQKKIKTRLQKLIRNVCSADRSIALLDQKAAQTGNYNHLQQNQCYTYTGTIPEFWRITTNAVIF; translated from the exons ATGGCCCAAGCCAAGATCAACCAGCTGAAGAGCGGCGACGGGGACAACAAGTTCCTGCGCTCCATGTCCATGGCAGACCGGTCTGGCCGCTTGCTGGAGACACTGGACGAGCTGGAACTGAG AGTGGAGACTTTGCGGGAGGCAGCAGCTTCAATGGAGCAGGAGAAAGAGACTCTgctggaactgatccagagtgtgCAGATCAGCCAGGACATGAGGAATATCAGTGATG GGGAGCGAGAGGAACTGAACTTGACCGCCAATAGGCTGATCGGCCGGACGCTGACGGTGGTGGTTTCTGTGCAGACCATCCGCAGTGCCCAGCAGGAGGAGTTCCTCAGCAGAGCCACGGCGCTGATTGACGAGGAGGTCGACAAGCTCCTGCAGGACGTGGCAAGCGCCAAGAGCCGCCTGGTCGCTCTCTACAACGCCTGCTCCTCCGAGGCCGTGCAGGGCCCCGTCAATCAGAAATTCCAGTCCATCATCGTCGGCTGCTCTTTGGAAGATCAAAAGAAAATCAAGACCAGACTGCAGAAGCTGATCAGAAACGTGTGCAGCGCTGACAGATCCATCGCCCTCCTGGACCAGAAGGCGGCACAGACCGGCAACTACAACCACCTCCAACAAAAT CAGTGTTACACTTACACAGGGACAATTCCAGAATTTTGGAGGATCACTACAAATGCAGTCATCTTTTAG